CGTCGACCTGGACCAGCTGCCGGCCCTCTTCACCTGGCCCAAGGACGGAGGCTCCTTCTTCAACCTGGGCCTCACCCACACCAAGCACCCCGAGACGGGCGTCCGCAACCTCGGCCTCTACCGGCTCCAGCGCCACGACAAGCGCACCATCGGCATGCACTGGCAGATCCACAAGGACAGCCGCAACCACTACGCCGTCGCCGCCGCGCGCGGCGAGCGGCTGCCGGTCGCGATCGCCTTCGGCTGCCCGCCCGCCGTGACCTACGCCTCCACCGCGCCGCTGCCCGGCGACATCGACGAGTACCTCTTCGCCGGGTTCGTCGCGGGCAAGCGGATCGAGATGGTCGACTGCAAGACGGTCCCGCTCCAGGTCCCGGCCAACGCCGAGGTCGTCATCGAGGGCTGGCTGGAGCCCGGGGAGACGCTCCCCGAGGGCCCCTTCGGCGACCACACCGGCTTCTACACCCCGCAGGAGCCCTTCCCCGCGCTGAAGATCGACTGCGTGACGATGCGCAAGCGCCCGCTGATCCAGTCGATCGTGGTCGGCCGGCCGCCGACCGAGGACGGTCCGCTGGGCCGCGCGACGGAGCGTTTCTTCCTGCCGCTGCTCAAGATCATCGTGCCGGACATCGTGGACTACCACCTCCCGGAGTCGGGCGGCTTCCACAACTGCGCGATCGTCTCGATCGACAAGAAGTACCCCAAGCACGCGCAGAAGGTCATGCACGCCATCTGGGGCGCCCACATGATGTCGCTGACCAAGCTGATCATCGTGGTGGACAAGGACTGCGACGTCCACGACCTGCACGAGGTGTCCTGGAGGGCCCTCGGCAACACCGACTACTCCCGTGACCTCACCGTGGTCGAGGGGCCGGTGGACCACCTGGACCACGCCTCGTACCAGCAGTTCTGGGGCGGCAAGGCGGGCATCGACGCGACCAAGAAGCTGCCGGAGGAGGGCTACACCCGCGACGGCGGCTGGCCCGACATGGTCGAGTCCGACCCGGCGACGGCGGCCCTGGTGGACCGCCGCTGGAAGGAGTACGGCTTGTGAGCCCCATCGCCATGGGCGGTCCCGCCCTCTTCATCGGCAGCGACACCACGTACGTGGCCCTCGTGCGCCCGGAGCTCGACCCGGCCGACCCGGAGGTCCGGCTGGCCGCCGAGCAGGCGGGAGTGAGCCCCGAGGAGTTCGTCGGCCCCGGCAACGTCTGGGCGCTGATGTGGGAGCAGGAGGAGCAGGAGGGCGGCGGCTTCGAGCTGCCCGGGCTGCGGGACGCGGACGCCGACGACTTCGCCGAGCGCCTGCTGGCCGAGCTGTCCTTCGCCTCCGAGCCCTTCACCGTCGAGGCGGGCCCCGTGCTGAGCCTGGACGGCCGCCCCGCCGGCGAGGACTGCGCCTTCCTGGCCCGGATCACCCCGCCGGAGGGCGAGGAGATGCCCCCGCTCACCGTGGAGATCGCCCCGGAGGCCACCGGCGTGCTCCGTGCCGACCTCGAAGAGTTCCGCAGGAGCCTCGTATGACCTCCGCCGCCGAAGCCCTCCCCGGACCGGGCCCCGCGCCGCAGGCGAGCGGCAGGGTCAAGGCCTTCCTGCGGCTCGTGATGATCGAGCACTCGGTCTTCGCGCTGCCCTTCGCCTACATCGCCGCGCTCACCGCCATGTTCCGGCTCGACGGGCGCATGCACTGGGCCGAGCTGCTGCTCGTGACCATCTGCATGGTGGGCCTGCGGACCTTCGCGATGGCCGCCAACCGGATCATCGACCGGGAGATCGACGCCCGCAATCCCCGTACCGCCGGGCGCGAGCTGGTCACCGGCGCGGTCTCGGTGCGCTCCGCCTGGACCGGCGCCGGCGTGGCGCTGGTGGTCTTCCTGGGCGCGGCGGCGCTGCTGAACCCGCTGTGCCTGATGCTGGCGCCGGTCGCCGTCGTGCCGATGGTGGTCTACCCGTACGGCAAGCGCTTCACGGACTACCCGCACGCCATCCTGGGCCTGGCCCAGGCGATGGGCCCGGTCGGGGCCTGGCTGGCGATCACGGGGGAGTGGTCCTGGGACGCGGTGATCCTGGGGCTGGCCGTGGGCGTGTGGATCGGCGGCTTCGACCTGATCTTCGCCTGCCAGGACGTGGCGGCCGACCGGGCGGAGGGCGTCCGCTCGGTCCCGGCCCGCTTCGGCGTCCCGGCGGCCCTGTGGGGCGCCCGCGGCGCGCACGTGGTCACCACCGGCCTGCTGGCCTGGTACGCCGTCGCGACGGAGGCGGGCGCGCTGTTCTGGTTCGGCCTGCTGGTGGTCGTGGCGGCCTTCCTCTACGAGCACACCATCGTCAAGCCCCACGACCTGTCCCGCCTGAACCGGGCCTTCTTCACGGTCAACGGCTTCATCGGCATCGTTCTGTTCCTGTGCGCGCTGGCCGACCTGGTGGTGCGGGGCCTGGCCCTCTAGACCGTCAGGGCGCGGGGGGCCGGGCGGCGGTGGAAGAGGGCCGCCGCCACGCCCGCGACGAGGCCGCAGAGGTGGCCCTGCCAGCTGATCGTGGGGTCGAGGGGGAGCAGGCCGAGGAACATGGTGCTGCCGTAGTACGCGGCGACCGCCACGCTCACCGCGATGCCCAGGACCTTGCGTTCGACGAAGCCGCGCACCAGCAGGTAGCCGAAGAGGCCGTAGACGATGCCCGAGGCGCCCAGGGTGAGGGCGTTCGACGGGGAGATCAGCCAGGTGCCGATGCCGTCCCCGAGCATGATCACGCCGCACACCATGAGGAAGCGGCGGATGCCGGACAGGGCGGTGATGAAGCCGAGGGCCAGCAGCGGGATGCTGTTGGAGGCGACGTGGCCGAAGCCGAAGTGGAGGAAGGCCGCAGGGAGGACGTGCGGCAGGGTGGCGACGTCGCGGGACACGATCCCGTACGCGTCCAGGGCGTGCCCGGTGGCGTAGTCGACCGCCTCCAGGGCCCACAGCAGGGCCACCCAGCCCAGCATCAGTCTGGCCGCGGCCTTGGCCCGGTCCGTCTTGCTCCAGGCCGGTTCCACCGTCGTGCTCACTGTCGTCCCCCTCGTACCGTCCCACCCCCTGGGACGTGCGGACACCTTACCGAGTGCCCGCGCGCCGTGGCCGGATAGTCTCGGAGGTATGACTGACGGCAAGCGCACCCCGTGGGTGGTCGGGGTTTCCGGGGCGTCCGGGACGCCGTACGCGGCGGCGGTGATCCGGGGGCTGCTGGCGGCGGGCGAGAGTGTGGACCTGGTGGTCAGCCGCGCCTCGCGGCTCACCCTGCTGGACGAGACCGGGATCGCCTTCCGGGACGCGCACTGGCGTACGGACCTGACGGAGTGGCTGGCCCGGGGCGCCGACGGCAAGCCGGGGACCTTCGAGGGGTTCGACGTGACCGGTGTGCGCTACTGGGGCGCCGGGGACCTGGCGGCCGGGCCGAGTTCGGGCTCGTACCCCGTCAAGGGGATGCTGATCGTCCCCGCCTCCACCGCCTGTGTGGCCGGTGTGGCGCTCGGACTGTCGAAGGACCTGCTCCAGCGCGTCGCGAGCGTGACGCTCAAGGAGCGGCGCCGGCTGGTGGTCGCGGTGCGGGAGACCCCGCTGAACGGACAGACGCTCAGACATCTGGTGGCGCTGGACGAGGCGGGCGCGGTCGTGCTGCCCGCCTCTCCGGCGTTCTACGCGG
The Streptomyces sp. NBC_00091 genome window above contains:
- a CDS encoding menaquinone biosynthesis decarboxylase — its product is MAYDDLRSLLRALEREGDLKRIKAEVDPYLEVGEIVDRVNKAGGPALLFENVKGSAMPLAMNVFGTDRRLLKALGLKSYGEISDKIGGLLKPELPQGFIGVREAFGKLGSMVHVPPKKVKGESAPVQEVVLTGDDVDLDQLPALFTWPKDGGSFFNLGLTHTKHPETGVRNLGLYRLQRHDKRTIGMHWQIHKDSRNHYAVAAARGERLPVAIAFGCPPAVTYASTAPLPGDIDEYLFAGFVAGKRIEMVDCKTVPLQVPANAEVVIEGWLEPGETLPEGPFGDHTGFYTPQEPFPALKIDCVTMRKRPLIQSIVVGRPPTEDGPLGRATERFFLPLLKIIVPDIVDYHLPESGGFHNCAIVSIDKKYPKHAQKVMHAIWGAHMMSLTKLIIVVDKDCDVHDLHEVSWRALGNTDYSRDLTVVEGPVDHLDHASYQQFWGGKAGIDATKKLPEEGYTRDGGWPDMVESDPATAALVDRRWKEYGL
- the mqnP gene encoding menaquinone biosynthesis prenyltransferase MqnP produces the protein MTSAAEALPGPGPAPQASGRVKAFLRLVMIEHSVFALPFAYIAALTAMFRLDGRMHWAELLLVTICMVGLRTFAMAANRIIDREIDARNPRTAGRELVTGAVSVRSAWTGAGVALVVFLGAAALLNPLCLMLAPVAVVPMVVYPYGKRFTDYPHAILGLAQAMGPVGAWLAITGEWSWDAVILGLAVGVWIGGFDLIFACQDVAADRAEGVRSVPARFGVPAALWGARGAHVVTTGLLAWYAVATEAGALFWFGLLVVVAAFLYEHTIVKPHDLSRLNRAFFTVNGFIGIVLFLCALADLVVRGLAL
- a CDS encoding rhomboid family intramembrane serine protease, with translation MLGWVALLWALEAVDYATGHALDAYGIVSRDVATLPHVLPAAFLHFGFGHVASNSIPLLALGFITALSGIRRFLMVCGVIMLGDGIGTWLISPSNALTLGASGIVYGLFGYLLVRGFVERKVLGIAVSVAVAAYYGSTMFLGLLPLDPTISWQGHLCGLVAGVAAALFHRRPAPRALTV
- a CDS encoding UbiX family flavin prenyltransferase, whose protein sequence is MTDGKRTPWVVGVSGASGTPYAAAVIRGLLAAGESVDLVVSRASRLTLLDETGIAFRDAHWRTDLTEWLARGADGKPGTFEGFDVTGVRYWGAGDLAAGPSSGSYPVKGMLIVPASTACVAGVALGLSKDLLQRVASVTLKERRRLVVAVRETPLNGQTLRHLVALDEAGAVVLPASPAFYAGATHIQDLVDFVAGRVLDAAGVPHKLYRRWEGELGGAARKGELGSARPRE